A portion of the Halobacillus ihumii genome contains these proteins:
- a CDS encoding GMC family oxidoreductase N-terminal domain-containing protein gives MQKPDVIVIGAGGGGAVIAKELGELGLQVLVLEAGPWYGNRKWPHPNTAPGGVSSSCPNDLDVVLFKENYNKLENNMNDQISGKLRWGPANREHPPWNRSYHQRGFVWQNSGVGGTTQHYLANSPRAFPASIDGDWPLTYSDLTPYYEKVEAELPVEFAPTTSKEELFYFGAKKAGWNLLTTFDVKTPGYRPQPNAILPPNSQLLNPSYSEEQLSWMEGCTLAGHCINGCPHGPSVAKIAKRSTNVSYVPSALHTGNVEIRPNTFTYKIITENHPAEGVRAIGVKVRNTWTGKQEELFSDCIVAAAGAIETPRLWLNSALPVNEWVGRGLVNHQMDMVTGIFNEKDLLAILGSPAVNPFVGHTSGARLDYPGLGSIQTIGTSPGLMASFTYALGKSAMDQSEPHSIQKGRVMGEDLIEFMADYKSSLNILICTDDEVDMNNGVSVSATASDENGPIPSIRYTPSANTLRKKRELVKIAADILFQAGARNVVHSDWPDGMMIHMMSTMRMGYVVDQNCESFQVSRLFIADNSVLNNGLGSANPTLTTQVLATRTAEQIYKKYF, from the coding sequence ATGCAAAAACCGGACGTAATCGTAATTGGGGCAGGTGGCGGCGGAGCAGTTATTGCAAAGGAACTGGGTGAACTCGGGTTACAGGTGCTTGTGCTGGAAGCAGGGCCATGGTATGGAAATAGGAAATGGCCTCATCCTAATACCGCGCCAGGGGGTGTTTCCAGCAGTTGCCCGAATGATTTAGATGTTGTCCTGTTTAAGGAGAATTACAATAAGTTAGAAAATAATATGAATGATCAAATTTCAGGTAAGCTGCGCTGGGGGCCAGCGAATCGAGAACACCCGCCTTGGAACAGGTCCTATCATCAAAGAGGATTTGTATGGCAAAATTCAGGCGTGGGAGGTACGACTCAACACTACTTAGCCAATTCCCCCCGCGCCTTTCCAGCTTCTATTGATGGGGACTGGCCGCTAACCTACAGCGACCTGACCCCTTATTACGAAAAAGTTGAAGCCGAACTCCCTGTGGAATTCGCCCCTACTACCTCTAAAGAAGAACTTTTTTATTTTGGAGCAAAAAAAGCCGGCTGGAACCTTCTAACTACTTTCGATGTTAAAACTCCAGGATACCGCCCTCAGCCTAACGCGATTTTGCCGCCTAATTCACAACTTCTTAACCCATCCTACTCCGAAGAGCAGTTGTCATGGATGGAAGGCTGTACACTCGCGGGACATTGTATAAACGGCTGTCCGCATGGCCCCTCTGTTGCTAAAATTGCTAAGCGTTCCACAAATGTCAGCTATGTACCTTCAGCTTTACATACCGGCAATGTGGAAATCCGGCCCAATACATTCACTTATAAAATCATCACAGAAAACCACCCTGCCGAAGGAGTAAGAGCCATTGGAGTGAAAGTAAGGAACACATGGACCGGAAAACAGGAAGAATTATTTTCCGACTGTATTGTTGCAGCTGCGGGTGCCATCGAAACCCCCCGTTTGTGGCTGAATTCCGCCCTGCCCGTTAACGAATGGGTAGGCCGCGGGCTTGTGAATCATCAGATGGATATGGTCACTGGAATTTTTAATGAAAAAGATCTGCTCGCTATCTTAGGAAGTCCTGCAGTTAACCCATTCGTCGGCCATACATCCGGTGCCAGGCTGGATTATCCTGGCTTAGGCTCTATCCAAACGATCGGAACCAGTCCAGGATTAATGGCGAGCTTCACCTATGCGTTAGGCAAATCAGCCATGGACCAGTCAGAACCACATTCCATTCAAAAAGGCCGTGTGATGGGAGAAGATTTAATAGAATTCATGGCAGATTATAAATCATCCCTTAATATCTTAATTTGTACAGATGATGAAGTTGACATGAACAATGGTGTCTCGGTCTCAGCCACTGCTTCTGATGAAAATGGTCCTATCCCATCGATACGTTATACGCCAAGTGCGAACACATTGCGAAAAAAGCGGGAATTAGTGAAAATTGCAGCAGACATTCTTTTCCAGGCCGGAGCAAGAAATGTGGTCCATTCCGATTGGCCCGACGGGATGATGATCCATATGATGAGCACCATGAGAATGGGTTATGTTGTCGATCAAAACTGTGAATCATTTCAAGTCAGCCGGTTATTTATAGCAGACAACAGTGTCCTCAATAATGGGCTGGGAAGTGCAAACCCGACCTTAACCACTCAGGTTTTGGCCACCAGGACTGCTGAGCAAATCTATAAAAAATACTTTTGA
- a CDS encoding DinB family protein has protein sequence MNVLKEQYEWIRFTREKLFQYCETITAEDYMCELDQFGWGSIRNLHVHVAECYQSWLGNFGLQKGLTLVTPELAGNVEDMRGIFEKVDRLVYEFLEEFEGQWNIGISGPVSWKEEEEELTPLWLYTHVATHEFHHKGQIVSMSRQLGNIPEDTDLIEPERDK, from the coding sequence ATGAATGTTTTGAAAGAACAATACGAATGGATTCGGTTTACAAGAGAAAAACTATTTCAATATTGTGAAACGATAACAGCAGAAGATTATATGTGTGAACTTGATCAATTCGGCTGGGGATCGATACGAAACCTGCATGTACACGTTGCGGAATGTTATCAATCTTGGCTTGGTAACTTTGGTCTGCAAAAAGGCCTTACATTAGTAACGCCGGAACTGGCTGGGAATGTGGAAGATATGAGGGGGATTTTCGAAAAAGTAGATCGGCTTGTCTATGAGTTTCTGGAAGAGTTTGAAGGCCAGTGGAACATTGGTATCTCAGGTCCTGTGTCATGGAAAGAGGAGGAAGAAGAGTTAACTCCTCTTTGGCTCTACACTCATGTAGCTACTCATGAGTTTCATCACAAAGGGCAAATTGTATCGATGAGCAGGCAGTTGGGTAACATACCTGAAGATACCGACCTTATTGAACCAGAGAGAGATAAATAG
- a CDS encoding AraC family transcriptional regulator yields the protein MDSLKGMNEAIDYIEKHLLDEVNLKETARRAYCSEYHFKRMFSFLAGVSLSEYIRRRRLTLAAFELKNSQEKVIDIALKYGYNSPDSFSRAFFNIHGLTPSEARKNGHSLKAYPRMTFQLAIQGGEEMNYRIEEKQPFRIVGRQKRVPIIFQGENPEITAMWKTLSKEAIDKLKDLSNVEPAGLIQASTNFSEGRMEEKGELDHYIGVATTKEAPENFAQLEVPASTWAVFEAVGPFPDTLQNVWGRIYSEWFPSSTYEQTEGPEILWNEHMDITSPTFTSEIWIPVVKKE from the coding sequence ATGGATTCGCTAAAAGGTATGAATGAAGCTATCGATTATATTGAAAAACATCTTCTAGACGAGGTTAATTTGAAAGAAACGGCAAGACGTGCGTATTGTTCGGAGTATCATTTCAAGCGAATGTTTTCGTTTTTAGCTGGTGTGTCGTTATCGGAATATATTCGCCGCAGACGACTGACACTGGCAGCATTCGAGCTTAAAAACAGTCAGGAAAAGGTTATTGATATAGCTTTAAAATATGGATATAACTCACCAGATTCCTTTTCCAGAGCTTTTTTCAATATTCATGGCCTTACCCCATCTGAAGCTAGAAAAAATGGCCATTCTCTTAAAGCTTATCCGCGAATGACCTTTCAATTAGCCATTCAAGGAGGAGAAGAAATGAACTATCGAATTGAAGAAAAACAACCATTTCGGATTGTTGGCAGACAGAAAAGGGTTCCGATCATTTTTCAGGGAGAAAATCCGGAGATTACAGCGATGTGGAAAACGTTAAGTAAAGAGGCTATTGATAAACTTAAAGATCTTTCTAATGTGGAACCAGCCGGATTGATTCAGGCATCGACGAACTTTTCTGAAGGCAGGATGGAGGAAAAAGGGGAACTTGACCATTATATTGGCGTCGCCACGACAAAGGAGGCTCCGGAAAACTTCGCCCAGCTTGAAGTACCAGCCTCAACGTGGGCAGTATTTGAAGCGGTCGGACCGTTCCCTGATACGCTGCAAAACGTTTGGGGACGCATTTATTCGGAATGGTTTCCGTCCTCGACTTACGAACAAACAGAGGGGCCGGAAATATTGTGGAACGAGCATATGGATATAACATCCCCAACTTTTACAAGTGAAATTTGGATCCCCGTTGTCAAAAAAGAATAG
- a CDS encoding MBL fold metallo-hydrolase, which yields MLEEMTKGIYKLVVQFPSGMQEVNCYLIEGERGYTVIDTGTYSEEAKAGWEELLKSGVAIEKVVLTHTHQDHIGLARWFQQEKGVPVYTSTISYGEMKKRRETNVRRNIDRLVKRHGGPGVPEEMADDSFIYDFEPDGFFEKNDQIQLGDDIYETIWTPGHAWDHVCFYNEEKQVMIIGDHLLNHISPVIGLWLGEESDVLREYYDSLEGIKPYRARVALPGHGEAIDHLAERVDEVRNRHDQRLQEVLDRVQNQWSTAHDVCQAMYGTLHIILFLSPFMATLTRLIHLEGNGKVERKTIDGKVLFRAY from the coding sequence ATGCTGGAAGAAATGACAAAAGGGATCTACAAACTGGTGGTTCAGTTTCCATCAGGGATGCAAGAAGTGAATTGTTATTTGATCGAAGGTGAGCGGGGTTACACCGTCATTGATACAGGCACATACTCTGAAGAGGCCAAGGCGGGCTGGGAGGAATTGCTGAAATCAGGGGTGGCGATCGAAAAAGTTGTATTGACGCATACTCACCAGGATCATATTGGGCTTGCAAGGTGGTTTCAGCAGGAGAAAGGTGTTCCTGTCTATACCTCAACGATCAGTTACGGTGAAATGAAGAAACGCCGTGAAACAAATGTCAGGCGCAACATTGATCGTTTAGTCAAACGTCACGGTGGTCCCGGAGTTCCTGAGGAAATGGCTGATGATTCGTTTATTTACGATTTCGAACCCGATGGTTTTTTTGAGAAAAACGATCAGATTCAGTTGGGCGACGATATTTATGAGACGATTTGGACGCCAGGTCATGCTTGGGATCACGTTTGTTTTTACAATGAAGAGAAGCAAGTGATGATTATTGGCGATCACTTATTAAATCATATTTCCCCTGTGATCGGGCTTTGGCTGGGTGAGGAAAGTGATGTCTTACGGGAATATTACGATTCATTGGAAGGGATCAAGCCTTATCGCGCTCGTGTTGCGCTGCCTGGTCATGGGGAGGCGATCGATCATTTAGCTGAGCGGGTTGATGAGGTCAGGAATAGGCATGATCAACGCCTTCAAGAAGTGTTGGATAGGGTTCAAAATCAATGGAGCACAGCCCATGACGTCTGTCAGGCTATGTATGGAACGTTACATATTATTTTATTCTTAAGTCCTTTCATGGCAACACTCACTCGGTTGATTCATTTAGAAGGAAATGGAAAAGTGGAGCGGAAAACGATCGACGGGAAGGTGTTGTTCCGAGCGTATTGA
- a CDS encoding nitroreductase family protein — MEVLEAIKARREITSYKDEPIPDDILRQVEDAGVFAPTGNNLPSKHLIVVKERETLDKLAETTPYMAWMKEAQAAIVVAGKPEISKYWLQDASFACAFIWLEAVEVGLGSAFGAIYHAQDQQESAERETHVRKLLGIPEECRIVAGLGLGYPDQTPKPKNHVPRDEIVRYESF, encoded by the coding sequence ATGGAGGTCTTGGAAGCCATCAAGGCAAGAAGAGAAATTACATCTTATAAGGATGAACCGATTCCTGATGATATCTTGCGTCAAGTGGAGGATGCGGGAGTTTTTGCCCCGACAGGCAATAATCTTCCATCTAAACATTTGATTGTGGTGAAGGAACGGGAAACATTGGATAAGTTAGCGGAGACCACCCCCTATATGGCTTGGATGAAAGAAGCCCAGGCAGCTATTGTGGTGGCCGGAAAACCAGAAATTAGCAAATATTGGCTGCAGGATGCTTCATTTGCCTGTGCGTTTATCTGGCTTGAGGCTGTTGAAGTGGGTCTTGGTTCAGCCTTCGGAGCCATCTACCATGCACAGGATCAGCAAGAATCCGCTGAGCGGGAAACGCATGTAAGAAAACTCCTCGGGATCCCTGAGGAATGTCGTATTGTAGCGGGACTAGGACTCGGGTATCCAGACCAAACTCCAAAGCCAAAAAACCACGTACCGAGAGATGAAATCGTCCGTTATGAATCATTTTAA